From a region of the Gemmatimonas aurantiaca genome:
- a CDS encoding serine/threonine-protein kinase — MSIASTQEIESRLRTALAGRYRMDGLLGQGGMGAVFRAHDEALDRPVALKVLPAEFATQPDLRERFLREMRTTAGFSHPNIVPVFSIEEHASLLAYAMGYVEGESLADLVARTGALPVRDVVRMLQDIAYALAYAHGRGVVHRDIKPDNIMIERATGRAMLMDFGISRSVHAAPVSGTRAGLTRVGEVVGTPEYMSPEQASGDDIDGRSDLYSLGLVAWFALTGRPAVTGENTQKVLVKQLTEPVPPVISMRADVPAPLAEMVDRCVRKAPEERFANAEAVVDALDVTSLRGAEIPLPVRLLAQELGQVSLVVLFGALLIPLGYGFLARQGMGDLDVILPVVLLAAVLWGRLAQTVHQLRHVVLRGFHVEAIQAGFRALGEERAAERAQLRANGHVVARRRRQIVIMVVGFLVSFLLQQWVLRTMRVELRPGWYGVSRPGVIILLAAYVMRGVSIVGLLRSPLRASAGERLFAWIWAGWPGRLVMQLFTSGVYPQTATYTIPTPVPVAGTVPSTARRHTTSDVEATPSLEQRVAALEAWRRGQER; from the coding sequence ATGAGTATCGCCTCGACCCAGGAGATCGAGTCACGACTTCGTACCGCCCTTGCGGGACGGTATCGCATGGACGGATTGCTGGGGCAGGGCGGCATGGGCGCCGTCTTCCGTGCACACGACGAAGCGCTGGACCGGCCGGTGGCCCTCAAGGTGCTGCCGGCAGAATTTGCGACCCAGCCCGACCTGCGCGAGCGGTTCCTCCGCGAAATGCGCACCACCGCCGGTTTTTCGCACCCCAACATCGTCCCGGTTTTCAGCATCGAGGAACATGCCTCGCTGCTCGCCTATGCCATGGGCTATGTGGAAGGGGAGAGTCTCGCCGATCTGGTGGCGCGGACTGGCGCGCTTCCGGTGCGCGATGTCGTGCGGATGCTGCAGGACATCGCGTATGCGCTGGCCTATGCTCATGGGCGCGGTGTCGTGCATCGCGACATCAAGCCCGACAACATCATGATCGAGCGGGCCACGGGCCGCGCGATGCTGATGGATTTTGGCATCTCGCGTTCGGTGCATGCGGCGCCGGTGTCCGGTACGCGGGCCGGTCTCACGCGGGTGGGCGAAGTGGTGGGCACCCCCGAGTACATGAGCCCCGAGCAGGCGTCGGGCGACGACATCGATGGTCGCAGCGATCTCTATTCGCTCGGTCTCGTGGCGTGGTTCGCGCTGACGGGTCGGCCCGCCGTTACGGGCGAGAACACACAGAAGGTGCTGGTGAAACAGCTCACCGAGCCGGTGCCTCCCGTGATCTCGATGCGCGCCGACGTGCCGGCGCCGCTGGCCGAGATGGTGGACCGGTGCGTGCGCAAGGCGCCGGAAGAACGCTTCGCCAACGCCGAGGCGGTGGTGGATGCCCTGGACGTGACGTCATTGCGGGGCGCGGAGATTCCCCTGCCGGTGCGCCTGCTGGCGCAGGAACTCGGCCAGGTGTCGCTGGTGGTGTTGTTCGGGGCGCTGCTCATCCCCCTGGGCTACGGCTTCCTCGCCCGGCAGGGCATGGGCGATCTCGACGTCATCCTGCCCGTCGTCCTGCTGGCGGCGGTGCTCTGGGGACGGCTCGCGCAGACCGTGCATCAGCTGCGCCATGTGGTGCTGCGGGGCTTCCATGTGGAAGCCATCCAGGCCGGTTTTCGCGCGCTGGGTGAGGAGCGCGCGGCCGAACGGGCGCAGCTCCGGGCCAATGGTCACGTGGTCGCACGACGGCGACGGCAGATCGTGATCATGGTGGTCGGGTTCCTGGTGTCGTTCCTGCTGCAGCAGTGGGTCCTGCGTACGATGCGTGTCGAACTCCGACCGGGGTGGTATGGGGTCTCACGGCCCGGGGTGATCATCCTGCTCGCTGCCTACGTGATGCGCGGGGTGTCGATCGTGGGTCTGCTGCGGTCGCCGCTCCGGGCCAGTGCGGGCGAACGGCTCTTCGCCTGGATCTGGGCGGGGTGGCCGGGCCGTCTGGTGATGCAGTTGTTCACGAGCGGTGTGTATCCGCAGACGGCGACCTACACGATTCCCACGCCGGTTCCTGTGGCCGGGACGGTCCCGTCGACGGCGCGCCGCCATACGACATCGGACGTGGAGGCCACGCCCTCACTGGAACAGCGAGTCGCCGCACTCGAGGCGTGGCGTCGGGGGCAGGAGCGCTGA
- a CDS encoding glycerophosphodiester phosphodiesterase — MRFSHRAAILTVVSTVTGVAGSILLLMAVGCRTGSPSSVVARSVREARVAARPLVIAHRGASGHRPEHTLPAYALAVEMGADYIEPDLVSTKDGTLVARHENEIGGTTDVAERFPMRRTRKVVDGDTIEGWFTEDFTLAELRTLRARERLSFRSHAWDGHFPVPTFDEVLALADSLGRLRGRPVGVYPETKHPSYFRSIGLPIEPPLLRALRARKLDRVDAPVFIQSFEVSNLQVLRHETAVRLVLLLSAKEIPYDRRLAGDPRTGTQRVTPEGLREIARFADAIGVNSRMIVGADSSSVPTTLVDDAHHAGLMVHVWTLRSEPMFLARRYGGDPVAEVREFVRLGVDGMFGDSPDVLMKGVGERSGR, encoded by the coding sequence ATGAGATTCTCCCACCGCGCTGCAATTCTGACCGTCGTGTCGACGGTGACGGGTGTTGCCGGAAGCATTCTGCTGCTCATGGCGGTGGGATGCCGAACGGGATCTCCGTCATCGGTTGTTGCCCGGTCGGTGCGCGAGGCACGGGTTGCCGCCAGGCCGTTGGTCATCGCCCATCGCGGTGCCAGTGGCCATCGTCCCGAGCACACCCTCCCAGCCTACGCACTCGCGGTCGAGATGGGCGCCGACTACATCGAACCCGATCTCGTCAGCACGAAGGACGGCACGCTCGTGGCCCGTCATGAAAACGAGATCGGGGGGACCACCGATGTGGCCGAGCGCTTTCCGATGCGCAGGACCCGCAAAGTCGTCGATGGGGACACCATCGAAGGTTGGTTCACCGAGGATTTCACGCTTGCCGAGCTTCGCACACTGCGGGCGCGCGAGCGGTTGTCGTTCCGTTCACATGCATGGGACGGACATTTCCCCGTGCCCACCTTCGACGAGGTGCTGGCCCTCGCCGATTCACTGGGCCGGTTGCGTGGCCGTCCGGTGGGGGTGTACCCGGAGACGAAACACCCGAGCTATTTCCGGAGCATCGGTCTCCCGATCGAACCGCCGTTGCTGCGCGCCCTGCGCGCCCGCAAACTCGATCGGGTCGATGCGCCCGTCTTCATTCAGAGTTTCGAGGTGAGCAATCTGCAGGTCCTGCGTCATGAAACCGCGGTGCGCCTCGTGCTGTTGCTCTCCGCAAAGGAGATACCGTACGATCGACGGCTCGCGGGAGATCCTCGCACGGGCACACAAAGGGTGACTCCCGAAGGGCTTCGCGAAATCGCCCGCTTCGCCGACGCGATCGGCGTGAATTCGCGGATGATCGTGGGCGCCGATTCGTCCAGCGTGCCGACGACGCTGGTGGATGATGCTCACCATGCCGGACTCATGGTGCACGTGTGGACGCTGCGGTCGGAACCCATGTTTCTCGCCCGCCGGTATGGCGGGGATCCGGTGGCCGAGGTTCGCGAGTTTGTACGACTGGGTGTGGACGGGATGTTCGGCGACAGTCCCGATGTGTTGATGAAGGGCGTGGGCGAGCGGTCCGGCCGATAA
- a CDS encoding ABC transporter ATP-binding protein: MNPPAKGKPKYDSKRAWSEVRALMWEHRRSVGIGLVLMIISRASGFVLPYSTKYVLDDVLPNKDIHLLGLIALAGLAATIVQSITGYALSQVVSVAAQQAIAQLREDVQGHLIRLPVRYFDSTKSGVLVSRVMNDPEGIRNLIGTGLIQLTGGILSAAAALGVLIYLNWRLTLATVVFLALFGAGMSIAFKRLRPIFRERSVITAEVTGRLTETLGGIRLVKVYTAEDREKAVFGKGVQRLFENIAKTITGTSLTGTLGFAVVGVIGVIAMYVGGRDVITGAMTLGSLLTFVFFIAMVTAPLVQVASIGTQITEAFAGLDRIRELRDMATEDQEDERKLSVPTVVGHVRFDDVSFEYEPGVPVLHNVSFDAPAGTTTALVGSSGSGKSTMISLIMAFAQPQQGRIVVDGTAVSDLRLRDYRHHLGVVMQDNFLFDGTVKENIAFTKPGATDEEIEHVSRIANAHEFIMGFPQGYDTIVGERGVKLSGGQRQRVAIARAILADPRVLILDEATSSLDSESEHLIQEGLRRLRAGRTTFVIAHRLSTITSANQILVLEKGAIVERGTHAQLLALGGRYRDLYNRQYQMEQDQFINPGEEIAATG, translated from the coding sequence ATGAATCCTCCTGCCAAAGGCAAACCCAAGTACGACAGCAAGCGCGCCTGGAGCGAAGTGCGCGCCCTCATGTGGGAGCACCGACGGTCGGTCGGTATCGGCCTGGTGCTCATGATCATCAGCCGCGCGTCGGGCTTCGTGCTTCCCTACTCCACGAAGTACGTGCTCGATGACGTGCTCCCCAACAAGGACATTCATCTGCTCGGTCTGATCGCGCTGGCCGGTCTGGCCGCCACGATCGTGCAGTCCATCACCGGCTACGCGCTCTCCCAGGTGGTGAGCGTGGCCGCCCAGCAGGCCATCGCCCAGCTGCGCGAAGACGTGCAGGGGCACCTCATCCGCCTCCCTGTGCGGTACTTCGACAGCACCAAGAGCGGCGTGCTGGTCTCGCGGGTCATGAACGATCCCGAAGGGATCCGCAATCTCATCGGCACGGGACTCATCCAGCTCACCGGTGGCATTCTGAGCGCCGCCGCCGCCCTCGGGGTGCTGATCTACCTCAACTGGCGGCTCACGCTGGCCACGGTGGTGTTCCTCGCGCTCTTCGGCGCGGGCATGAGCATCGCCTTCAAACGCCTGCGCCCCATCTTCCGCGAGCGCAGTGTCATCACGGCCGAAGTGACGGGCCGGCTCACCGAGACACTGGGCGGCATCCGCCTGGTGAAGGTCTACACCGCCGAAGACCGCGAGAAGGCCGTGTTCGGCAAGGGCGTGCAGCGCCTGTTCGAGAACATCGCCAAAACCATCACCGGCACCTCACTCACCGGGACGCTGGGGTTTGCGGTGGTGGGGGTGATCGGTGTGATCGCGATGTACGTGGGCGGTCGTGATGTCATCACGGGTGCGATGACGCTGGGCAGTCTGCTGACGTTCGTGTTCTTCATCGCGATGGTCACCGCGCCGTTGGTGCAGGTGGCCAGCATCGGCACGCAGATCACCGAGGCGTTCGCGGGGCTCGACCGCATCCGTGAACTGCGCGACATGGCCACGGAAGATCAGGAGGACGAGCGCAAGCTGTCCGTGCCCACGGTCGTTGGCCATGTGCGGTTCGACGATGTGTCGTTCGAATACGAGCCCGGGGTGCCGGTGCTGCACAACGTGTCGTTCGACGCCCCCGCCGGTACCACCACGGCGCTGGTGGGATCGAGCGGCAGCGGCAAGAGCACCATGATCTCGCTCATCATGGCGTTTGCGCAGCCCCAACAGGGGCGCATCGTCGTGGATGGCACGGCGGTGAGCGACCTCCGGTTGCGCGACTACCGGCATCACCTCGGTGTGGTCATGCAGGACAACTTCCTGTTCGATGGCACCGTGAAGGAGAACATCGCCTTCACCAAGCCCGGCGCCACCGATGAAGAGATCGAACACGTGTCGAGGATCGCCAACGCGCACGAGTTCATCATGGGATTCCCGCAGGGCTACGACACCATCGTGGGCGAACGCGGGGTGAAACTCTCCGGCGGTCAGCGTCAGCGCGTGGCCATCGCCCGCGCCATCCTGGCCGATCCGCGGGTGCTCATCCTCGACGAAGCCACGTCGAGTCTCGATTCCGAGAGCGAGCATCTCATCCAGGAAGGGCTCCGTCGCCTGCGTGCCGGCCGCACCACCTTCGTGATCGCGCACCGCTTGTCGACGATCACGAGTGCCAACCAGATCCTGGTGCTCGAGAAGGGCGCGATCGTGGAACGGGGGACCCACGCGCAGCTCCTGGCGCTCGGTGGGCGGTATCGCGATCTCTACAACCGGCAGTATCAGATGGAGCAGGATCAGTTCATCAATCCCGGTGAGGAGATTGCCGCCACGGGATGA
- a CDS encoding protein kinase, producing the protein MSDPAPEDIESRLRIALAGQYRVEGLLGQGGMGAVFRAHDEALDRPVAIKVVSPDMAASAELRQRFVLESRTVARLRHPNIVAVYAAGEVDGLLYFVMEFVPGESLRERLTREGTLSEADGVSILHDLGLALDYAHAAGVVHRDVKPENVLLDRETGRAMLTDFGVARALQGSAQITGVGFVLGSPRYMSPEQAGGEQHLDGRSDLYSLGLIAVEMFTGAPAVDATSAATVLIKHLTEQVPSLTISAPGLSATTAQAIDVLLRKKPEERWARGRDFAAAITGTGVPGMGTPPTPIPGVVPPGVSTHPVQHTGPPGPPANRHVTPGEASRGSRGARRWIIGGAVAAATIAAAAFFATGRGRANDTEWLVAPFEVQSPDRSLDWLREGGLNMLTLSLAQWKDLHVVEYERTLDLLRDERLDEARRVGLEDAQRLARRAGAGRVVLGQLTLAGDSVIATANLYDVRSGKVTDRARAAALRTADPRGLFEQLAGELLDLVGGPRVSLDLAAQTTTSVEAYRLYLSGLRALNSWRLDEADSLFSQAIGLDSTFALAYYRRSLEQGWLSRMDSSMLSDADRAVQYASRLPARQQEIVRGHAELTRGFVNMGASNGDASRASFLAARNRLAKLVAADSLDAEAWYALADADFHLVWNSNYGRSADSTAKYLNESLQAFRRTIKLDSTFHLAFQHLVDLYERAAVPRSFLVLVNDSIKPGGIDAYERRIGTPDQVAALRTAASARARDAAMGWIAADPDAIQPRFALATNLEASGMPDSAVKVLQAAMARSTTNSPALSWRILRIRARQLTPGIGQAYVDQLNRMSVDSLRDLSIGERYTALTDAMGVAGLSGRLSLLTTASNLLTNSTVMLPMVQQVPTQTVAQWLALSVRIGAGVPLTAAERSQFNDIAHKLGQLPPTRQDRVSAYMMYLATRDSSYANMALNIVKAQGDTVGYPELEALLAIQRHDTATAQRIARTFPTPDSLRKSNIGSTGLRIVTRALVLTELGNPRRAVETLETIDPARFQRSEALELTWPVYVRQFALRGRLYEQLGEKDKAIEAYEQFLTLWKEAESPLQPQLREAREAVARLRDTPMSRPS; encoded by the coding sequence ATGAGCGACCCGGCCCCAGAGGACATCGAGTCCCGACTTCGTATCGCCCTCGCGGGCCAGTACCGCGTGGAGGGACTGCTGGGGCAGGGCGGCATGGGTGCCGTCTTCCGCGCACACGACGAAGCGCTCGACCGGCCGGTGGCCATCAAGGTGGTGTCGCCCGACATGGCGGCGAGTGCGGAGCTCCGTCAGCGCTTCGTGCTCGAGTCCCGCACGGTGGCCCGTCTGCGGCATCCGAACATCGTCGCCGTGTATGCCGCCGGTGAGGTGGACGGACTCCTGTACTTCGTCATGGAGTTCGTGCCCGGGGAGAGTCTGCGTGAACGGCTGACCCGCGAAGGCACACTCAGTGAAGCCGATGGCGTCTCCATTCTGCACGATCTGGGACTGGCGCTCGATTATGCGCATGCCGCCGGCGTGGTGCATCGCGACGTGAAGCCGGAGAATGTGCTGCTCGACCGGGAGACCGGACGCGCCATGCTCACCGATTTTGGTGTCGCGCGCGCGCTCCAGGGCAGCGCGCAGATCACCGGTGTCGGCTTCGTTCTCGGCTCGCCGCGCTACATGAGCCCCGAGCAGGCCGGCGGTGAACAACATCTCGACGGACGCAGCGATCTCTATTCCCTGGGACTCATCGCGGTCGAGATGTTCACCGGTGCGCCGGCGGTGGACGCCACGAGTGCGGCCACGGTGCTCATCAAGCATCTCACCGAGCAGGTGCCTTCGCTCACGATATCGGCGCCGGGCCTGTCGGCGACCACGGCACAGGCCATCGACGTCCTGTTGCGCAAGAAACCCGAGGAGCGCTGGGCCCGCGGGCGGGATTTTGCCGCGGCGATCACCGGCACGGGCGTCCCGGGTATGGGGACGCCGCCGACACCCATTCCCGGCGTCGTACCGCCGGGCGTGTCAACGCACCCCGTGCAGCATACGGGTCCGCCTGGCCCACCGGCGAACCGGCATGTGACACCGGGTGAGGCCTCGCGCGGTTCCCGTGGTGCACGACGCTGGATCATCGGTGGTGCAGTGGCCGCGGCCACGATCGCTGCCGCGGCCTTCTTTGCGACGGGGCGCGGCCGGGCGAACGACACGGAGTGGCTGGTGGCGCCGTTCGAGGTGCAGAGTCCCGATCGTTCGCTCGACTGGCTGCGGGAAGGGGGGCTCAACATGCTCACGCTTTCCCTGGCGCAGTGGAAGGATCTGCACGTGGTCGAGTACGAACGCACGCTCGATCTGCTGCGCGATGAACGTCTCGACGAAGCGCGGCGCGTGGGTCTCGAAGACGCACAACGTCTGGCCCGGCGCGCCGGGGCGGGTCGTGTGGTCCTTGGCCAACTCACACTCGCCGGCGACTCCGTCATCGCGACGGCCAATCTGTACGATGTCCGCTCCGGGAAAGTCACCGATCGTGCCCGTGCGGCGGCGCTGCGCACGGCCGATCCACGCGGGCTTTTCGAGCAGTTGGCCGGCGAGCTGCTGGATCTCGTCGGCGGACCGCGGGTGTCGCTCGATCTCGCGGCGCAGACCACCACGTCGGTGGAAGCCTATCGTCTGTATCTGAGCGGATTGCGGGCGCTGAACTCCTGGCGGCTCGACGAAGCCGACTCGCTTTTTTCGCAGGCCATCGGACTCGATTCGACATTTGCCCTGGCCTACTATCGCCGTTCGCTCGAACAGGGGTGGCTCAGCCGCATGGACAGTTCGATGCTGTCCGATGCCGATCGCGCCGTGCAGTACGCGTCGCGGTTGCCGGCCCGTCAGCAGGAGATCGTGCGTGGTCATGCCGAACTGACGCGCGGTTTCGTGAACATGGGCGCGTCCAATGGCGACGCATCGCGGGCGTCGTTCCTCGCGGCGCGCAATCGTCTCGCGAAACTCGTCGCCGCCGATTCGCTCGACGCCGAGGCGTGGTACGCGCTGGCCGACGCCGATTTCCATCTCGTCTGGAACTCCAACTATGGGCGTTCCGCCGACAGCACGGCGAAATATCTCAACGAGTCGCTCCAGGCATTCCGTCGCACCATCAAGCTCGACTCGACCTTCCATCTCGCCTTTCAACACCTGGTGGATCTGTACGAGCGCGCCGCGGTTCCGCGATCGTTCCTCGTGCTGGTGAACGACTCCATCAAGCCCGGTGGCATCGACGCTTACGAACGGCGCATCGGTACGCCGGATCAGGTGGCCGCCCTGCGAACGGCCGCCAGCGCACGCGCCCGTGATGCCGCGATGGGCTGGATTGCCGCCGACCCCGATGCCATCCAGCCGCGATTCGCGCTGGCCACCAATCTGGAAGCCTCGGGCATGCCGGACAGCGCGGTGAAGGTGCTCCAGGCCGCGATGGCCCGTTCCACCACCAACAGTCCGGCGTTGTCGTGGCGTATCCTCCGTATCCGCGCCCGGCAACTCACGCCGGGCATCGGTCAGGCCTATGTCGATCAGCTGAATCGCATGTCGGTCGATTCCCTGCGCGATCTGTCGATCGGTGAGCGCTACACCGCTCTCACCGATGCCATGGGCGTCGCGGGCCTGTCGGGTCGGTTGTCGCTCCTGACCACCGCGTCCAATCTGCTGACGAACTCCACCGTCATGCTGCCCATGGTGCAGCAGGTGCCCACGCAGACCGTGGCCCAATGGCTGGCGCTGTCGGTGCGAATCGGGGCCGGCGTGCCACTCACCGCCGCCGAACGCTCCCAATTCAACGACATCGCACACAAGCTCGGGCAGTTGCCACCCACACGGCAGGATCGGGTGAGCGCCTACATGATGTATCTGGCCACACGCGATTCATCCTATGCGAACATGGCGCTGAACATCGTGAAGGCGCAGGGCGACACGGTGGGCTATCCGGAACTGGAGGCGTTGCTCGCGATCCAGCGCCACGACACCGCCACCGCGCAGCGCATCGCCCGCACATTCCCCACGCCGGATTCCCTCAGGAAATCGAATATCGGCTCCACCGGTCTTCGCATCGTGACGCGTGCGCTCGTTCTCACCGAACTCGGCAACCCGCGCCGGGCCGTGGAAACCCTCGAAACCATCGATCCGGCGCGTTTCCAACGCAGCGAAGCGCTGGAACTCACATGGCCGGTCTATGTGCGGCAGTTCGCCCTGCGCGGGCGGCTGTACGAACAGCTGGGAGAGAAGGACAAGGCCATCGAGGCCTACGAACAATTCCTCACGCTGTGGAAGGAAGCGGAAAGCCCGCTGCAACCGCAGTTGCGGGAAGCGCGGGAAGCCGTGGCCCGATTGCGCGATACGCCAATGAGTCGCCCGAGCTGA
- a CDS encoding ankyrin repeat domain-containing protein: MIPTAPETLLTAIRGRDRDTIERLLREDPALSTHRATGGESLVLHTCYIGAPELAPLLLHGRVPDAAEAAALGDVTALRSAIENDDDARVRRSSDGWTPLHLAAFFGHVDAVALLIDHGAPLDALSTNATRNTPLHAALAGATNSTIVRRLVFAGADVEARGAHNVTPLHLAASRGDQALCELLIARGADAHALTEDGSTPAMMATARGFTELGGKLAALPTE, encoded by the coding sequence ATGATCCCCACGGCACCTGAAACGCTGCTGACCGCCATTCGCGGGCGGGATCGCGATACCATCGAGCGCCTGCTGCGCGAAGATCCCGCGTTGTCGACCCACCGGGCCACCGGAGGGGAGTCGCTCGTGCTGCACACCTGCTACATCGGCGCACCGGAGCTCGCCCCCCTGCTGCTGCACGGTCGTGTGCCCGACGCGGCGGAGGCCGCGGCACTGGGCGATGTGACGGCGCTCCGCAGCGCCATCGAAAACGACGACGATGCCCGCGTGCGTCGCAGCAGCGATGGATGGACGCCGTTGCATCTCGCGGCGTTTTTCGGTCATGTGGATGCCGTGGCGCTGCTCATCGATCACGGCGCGCCGCTGGATGCACTGAGCACGAACGCCACGCGCAACACCCCGCTGCACGCGGCACTGGCCGGTGCCACCAACAGCACGATCGTGCGCCGCCTCGTTTTTGCCGGTGCCGACGTGGAAGCGCGTGGCGCGCACAATGTCACGCCCTTGCACCTGGCGGCATCGCGGGGAGATCAGGCTCTCTGCGAACTGCTCATCGCGCGTGGGGCCGATGCGCATGCGCTCACCGAGGACGGCAGCACGCCGGCCATGATGGCCACCGCGCGCGGATTCACCGAGCTCGGCGGGAAGCTCGCCGCCTTGCCCACAGAGTAG
- a CDS encoding BON domain-containing protein, with translation MYSRRILATLAVLSITAACGNTAEGVKKDAENAADKTAEVAADAGTKVEGALQTGQVKTALTTDSRIDASNINVDTDENTKTVTLHGSVPTAAQKQIAEEITVAKATGYTVVNDLTVKPK, from the coding sequence ATGTATTCACGTCGAATTCTTGCCACGCTGGCCGTGCTCTCCATCACGGCCGCCTGCGGCAATACAGCAGAAGGAGTCAAGAAAGACGCCGAGAACGCCGCCGACAAGACGGCCGAGGTGGCCGCGGATGCCGGCACCAAGGTGGAAGGTGCGCTCCAGACCGGTCAGGTGAAGACCGCGCTCACCACCGATTCGCGTATCGACGCCAGCAACATCAACGTCGATACGGACGAGAACACCAAGACGGTGACGCTGCACGGTTCCGTGCCGACCGCGGCACAGAAGCAGATCGCCGAGGAGATCACCGTCGCCAAGGCGACCGGCTACACCGTCGTGAACGATCTCACGGTGAAGCCGAAGTGA
- a CDS encoding acyl-ACP desaturase gives MHLLPDPETLAKVEVLADLEKDVEQLMEAHESKRILWFPSELLAPEPDTDPDLHIKGLRERARGISMPSRVAICLNTLTEEGLPHFHRLLATYLGGDTFWAKWNNLWTAEEDRHGAILHDYTRDSQLLDNPTFERMQFEYLKAGFEPSWDRDPYRVFVYTSLQERATQVSHANTGKLAGQYEPLIGTVLQNVAKEEARHYVFYREIFKRVLDRDPNRALESAALIMPSIDMPGINMPHFREMADVIRRAGIYGPREYIRIVEDLIRFWALDKIEGLNEAGRKAQEKIMTITARLERVADMMETRSRAKTFQFQVAFAREFAMD, from the coding sequence ATGCATCTTCTTCCCGATCCGGAAACACTGGCCAAAGTCGAAGTCCTGGCCGACCTCGAGAAGGACGTGGAACAGCTCATGGAAGCGCACGAGTCCAAGCGCATCCTGTGGTTCCCGTCCGAACTCCTGGCGCCTGAACCCGATACGGACCCCGACCTGCACATCAAGGGCCTGCGGGAGCGTGCGCGGGGCATTTCCATGCCCTCCCGCGTGGCGATCTGCCTGAACACGCTCACCGAAGAAGGCCTGCCGCACTTCCACCGTCTGCTGGCCACGTACCTGGGCGGCGACACGTTCTGGGCCAAGTGGAACAACCTCTGGACGGCCGAGGAAGACCGTCACGGCGCCATCCTGCACGACTACACACGCGACAGCCAGCTGCTCGACAATCCGACGTTCGAGCGCATGCAGTTCGAATATCTCAAGGCCGGCTTCGAGCCGTCCTGGGACCGGGACCCGTATCGGGTGTTCGTGTACACGTCGTTGCAGGAGCGCGCCACGCAGGTGAGTCACGCCAACACCGGCAAGCTGGCCGGCCAGTACGAGCCGCTCATCGGCACGGTGCTGCAGAACGTGGCCAAGGAAGAGGCGCGTCACTACGTGTTCTACCGCGAGATCTTCAAGCGTGTCCTCGATCGTGATCCCAACCGCGCGCTCGAATCGGCCGCGCTGATCATGCCGAGTATCGACATGCCGGGCATCAACATGCCGCACTTCCGCGAGATGGCCGACGTGATCCGTCGCGCCGGCATCTACGGGCCGCGGGAGTACATCCGGATCGTCGAGGATCTCATCCGCTTCTGGGCGCTCGACAAGATCGAGGGCCTCAACGAAGCCGGCCGCAAAGCCCAGGAGAAGATCATGACCATCACCGCGCGTCTCGAGCGTGTGGCGGACATGATGGAGACCCGGAGCCGGGCGAAGACGTTCCAGTTCCAGGTGGCGTTCGCCCGCGAATTCGCGATGGATTGA